The Seriola aureovittata isolate HTS-2021-v1 ecotype China chromosome 2, ASM2101889v1, whole genome shotgun sequence genome has a segment encoding these proteins:
- the LOC130186152 gene encoding uncharacterized protein LOC130186152, translating to MCQNLKLKPAPGFRSRGPVAKHVTKRQSNTTYLCECEMRGTGCGNIRNMQAGEKQKTWDSSRFRQEHMTFWPRSHPVMFPHLQTDHWSKMKTMAPGYLASVQAALLKDTGYESHERVQNHTTSSLLPPLTQDGAAVIDHIPSMVQGYSIHHDAPKTSPQNMPQYRNVFNDRARRGFCYWVMEKKGSTCKGYSFGAYKTSLGLPKV from the exons ATGTGTCAGAATCTGAAATTAAAACCAGCTCCAGGTTTTCGCAGCAGGGGTCCTGTTGCTAAACATGTTACTAAGCGACAAAGTAACACAACCTATCTTTGTGAATGTGAGATGAGGGGAACCGGATGCGGTAATATCAGGAACATGCAGGCaggagaaaagcaaaaaacatgGGACTCGAGTCGTTTCAGGCAAGAGCA CATGACATTTTGGCCAAGGAGTCACCCAGTGATGTTTCCACATCTCCAGACAGATCACTggagcaaaatgaaaacaatg GCACCAGGTTATCTTGCATCAGTTCAGGCTGCCTTGTTGAAGGACACAG GGTATGAATCACATGAACGTGTTCAAAACCATACTACCAGCAGCCTGTTACCTCCTCTCACTCAGGATGGAGCTGCAGTTATTGATCATATTCCCTCAATGGTGCAAGGATACA GCATCCATCATGACGCACCAAAAACCTCACCACAAAACATGCCTCAGtacagaaatgtgtttaatgACCGTGCCAGGAGGGGCTTCTGTTACTGGGTCATGGAGAAGAAGGGCTCAACAT GTAAAGGATACAGCTTTGGTGCCTACAAGACCTCTCTGGGATTACCAAAAGTCTGA
- the tatdn2 gene encoding putative deoxyribonuclease TATDN2 → MESSRKKLTFKWLKTVVTSPTHLQRRDAGSDTPSRWNMSPNEYSDTLPLSDSPGPEGLGALCLDTPKRKAEVLGESTPSIGKVKLRKLSKKHFETFITSKEKPMDNSPKQLESTESQQVSPPLSHSFILKKKDRTPEEGSKAIYRKAVMAALGSINAGCSTSNIPRTDTNSPSLQPVSSPVMTEVHSPTSLDRTVININPSSVKPEYKSRDNRTVQEDEWSHPQVFEDTQARDDSSVPKTDRRCVVLKGEDSPKGFLAHDSVVVETTSQDELFDTKYEAEAEDCNSSFPALEYIPESWSCFTTPQKGSSVSQKHQSPLVNYQGGSTSSLSFLSTNESTAPFHAAAEYTKMPFMPSQRTVIVSSKEPQTPNTGPSKASRVKTENFRSSSSMVNLSDPFALPLYSNREVSNPYLNSTNTRRWSDAGSNIHYPPYAFTHGGTPKRRLSLGAKPVWTSYPYNQVNQVGFIDTHCHIDMLYGKLGFRGTFSSFRRRYQSSFPSEFRGCIADFCNPGIMVKEALWEGLLTEDMVWGAFGCHPHFAKDYSSVHERNILMAMRHPKAVAFGEMGLDYSHKNSTDTSRQKEVFERQLRLAVAMQKPLVIHCRDADDDLLPIMKKCIPRDYKIHRHCFTNSYPVIEPFLTEFPNLYVGFTALITYSRATEARDAVRQIPLNRIVLETDAPYFLPTQVSKDVCRFSHPGMGIHTLQELSLLKGEDMATVLATVRNNTTQLYGI, encoded by the exons ATGGAGAGCAGCAGAAAGAAGTTGACATTCAAGTGGTTAAAAACTGTAGTCACCTCACCCACACATCTTCAGAGGAGGGATGCTGGATCAGACACACCCTCACGCTGGAATATGTCACCAAATGAATATTCAGACACTCTGCCCCTCAGTGACTCTCCAGGACCTGAGGGCCTGGGAGCTCTATGTCTGGACACTCCGAAGAGGAAAGCAGAGGTTCTTGGTGAAAGCACACCCTCCATAGGCAAAGTTAAGCTAAGGAAGCTTTCCAAGAAACATTTTGAGACATTCATAACTTCAAAG GAAAAACCTATGGACAACTCACCCAAGCAGCTGGAATCCACAGAGAGCCAGCAAGTATCACCACCTCTGTCTCATTCTTTCAtcttgaaaaagaaagataggACGCCAGAGGAGGGATCAAAGGCTATCTACAGGAAAGCAGTGATGGCTGCCCTTGGCAGCATAAATGCAGGATGCAGCACTTCTAACATCCCCAGGACTGACACTAACAGCCCATCTTTGCAACCTGTATCGTCACCTGTGATGACTGAAGTGCACAGTCCAACATCACTTGACAGAACTGTCATAAATATTAACCCCTCCTCGGTCAAACCTGAGTATAAATCCAGAGACAACAGGACTGTCCAGGAAGATGAATGGTCCCACCCACAGGTGTTTGAGGACACACAAGCCCGGGATGACAGCTCTGTgccaaaaacagacagaagg tgtgttgtgcTAAAAGGAGAGGATTCTCCCAAGGGTTTCTTGGCACATGACTCTGTGGTTGTAGAGACAACCTCTCAAGATGAGTTATTTGATACAAAATATGAGGCAGAAGCTGAAGACTGTAACTCATCCTTCCCTGCTCTGGAGTATATCCCAGAATCTTGGTCTTGCTTCACGACTCCTCAGAAAGGCTCTTCTGTCAGCCAAAAACACCAAAGTCCTTTGGTGAATTACCAGGGAGGTTcaacttcctctctctcttttttgtccACTAATGAAAGCACTGCACCCTTCCATGCAGCTGCTGAGTACACGAAGATGCCGTTCATGCCGTCACAGAGGACAGTTATTGTCTCATCTAAGGAGCCCCAAACACCAAACACTGGCCCTTCAAAGGCATCCAGAGTTAAGACTGAGAATTTTCGCTCCTCCAGCTCTATGGTCAATTTATCGGATCCTTTTGCCCTCCCGCTGTACTCAAATAGAGAAGTATCGAACCCTTACTTGAACTCAACAAACACACGCAGGTGGTCAGATGCTGGCTCCAACATCCATTACCCCCCCTACGCTTTTACTCATGGTGGCACTCCTAAGAGAAGATTGTCCCTGGGGGCAAAACCTGTGTGGACCAGTTACCCCTACAATCAGGTCAATCAGGTTGGTTTCATAGACACACACTGCCATATAGACATGCTCTATGGAAAACTTGGCTTCCGCGGGACATTCAGCAGTTTTCGAAGGCGGTACCAGAGCAGCTTTCCGTCAGAGTTTCGAGGCTGTATTGCAGACTTCTGCAACCCAGGCATCATGGTGAAGGAGGCCCTGTGGGAAGGTTTGCTTACTGAAGACATGGTATGGGGGGCATTTGGGTGCCACCCCCACTTTGCCAAAGATTACTCAAGTGTCCATGAACGCAACATACTGATGGCCATGCGACATCCAAAAGCTGTGGCATTTGGTGAGATGGGGCTGGACTACTCACACAAAAACTCAACTGACACCTCCAGGCAAAAAGAG GTGTTTGAGCGTCAGCTGCGTTTGGCAGTGGCCATGCAGAAGCCTCTGGTGATCCATTGTAGGGACGCAGATGATGACCTACTGCCGATCATGAAGAAGTGTATTCCTAGGGATTACAAAATTCACAG GCACTGTTTCACAAACAGTTATCCAGTGATTGAGCCGTTCCTGACAGAGTTCCCCAACTTGTATGTGGGCTTCACTGCCTTAATCACCTACTCCAGAGCCACCGAAGCCCGAGATGCTGTTCGCCAGATTCCTCTTAACCGCATTGTGTTGGAGACAGATGCACCTTATTTCCTGCCAACACAG GTGAGTAAAGATGTCTGCCGGTTTTCACATCCGGGAATGGGCATCCATACTCTGCAGGAGCTGAGCCTGCTGAAGGGAGAAGACATGGCCACAGTCCTCGCCACCGTCCGAAACAACACCACTCAGCTCTACGGAATATGA
- the ghrl gene encoding ghrelin/obestatin prepropeptide, which produces MFLKRNTYLLVCLLCSLTLWCKSTSAGSSFLSPSQKPQNRVKSPRVGRQVMEEPGQPTEDNHITVSAPFEIGITMTAEDFEEYGVMLQEFIQRLLGNTETAERPSQL; this is translated from the exons atgtttttgaaaagaaacacCTATCTGCTGGTTTGTCTGTTGTGCTCTCTGACCCTGTGGTGTAAGTCAACCAGTGCTGGCTCCAGTTTTCTCAGCCCTTCACAAAAACCTCAG AACAGGGTGAAATCTCCCAGAGTTGGCCGTCAAGTCATGGAGGAGCCTGGTCAACCCACTGAGGACAACCACATCACA GTAAGTGCCCCCTTTGAAATTGGCATCACCATGACAGCAGAGGACTTTGAGGAGTACGGTGTGATGCTGCAGGAGTTCATCCAGCGTCTGctgggaaacacagagacagcag agAGGCCATCACAACTTTGA
- the ccdc174 gene encoding coiled-coil domain-containing protein 174, producing the protein MDKKKTPFQVTASSLVDLKAELYRKQEKFKQEKLEQENTGAGFKSKSKVKKPNVWSKQNAGVSARAERDAEQLAEEKNNLDTAKRKLEEKAKLYDQMTKGDFPDEETEGLFLVDFTQKIIDKKRQSLAQRDTEREEDEERDDLTPIPAPQNPEEEWVDYVDALGRSRRCMKKDLPDFKKMDQDLKGQGKTSTEKTLLSEDMRRELQRQEWEREEEEALKRPVGPIHYEDIRGQEARELGVGYFAFSQDQDQRRKQRETLDMLRDQTTDQRSKRERLKDKKQAILQARLAKVRQRKMKTKLDGNEEAEREENEGEEEEAELIGPPPPPEVSTVKKVEVEIQERKDTKPGVPHVREWDRGKEFMFSEWKSRRREERESEFAPPSAYFTDEKRQRLAKNKTLENKSKMSFKWTKGPVQISENKEEPQPQAKTTPSPPEQNHPTPSQPQTPSQPPPSDPPVVSAAVSAPPFNPQHPPPPFYPPFPPPHPPQFAGPPHLLPHFPPQYFPQYLPQYPPQLQSQSQPQQPRETTDHSQAQQPPQGPSQSLDDMLSFYRNST; encoded by the exons ATGGATAAAAAGAAGACCCCCTTCCAAGTGACTGCTTCATCG TTAGTGGACCTTAAAGCTGAACTGTACAGGAAGCAGGAGAAATTCAAACAGGAGAAACTTGAGCAAGAAAATACCGGCGCTGGATTCAAATCAAAATCCAAAGTgaag AAACCTAATGTCTGGAGCAAACAAAACGCTGGTGTTTCAGCAAGGGCTGAGAGAGATGCAGAGCAACTGGCCGAGGAGAAGAACAATCTTGACACAGCAAA ACGCAAGTTGGAGGAGAAGGCCAAACTCTACGATCAGATGACAAAAGGAGACTTTCCAG atgaagagacagagggtCTATTCCTGGTTGATTTCACGCAGAAGATTATTGACAAAAAGAGACAATCGCTTGcacagagggacacagagagagaggaggatgaggaaagAGATGATTTGACACCTATACCTGCTCCTCAAAACCCAGAAGAGGAATG gGTGGACTATGTGGACGCTTTGGGCCGATCTCGAAGATGCATGAAGAAGGATCtgccagattttaaaaaaatggacCAAGACCTCAAAGGACAAGG AAAAACCTCAACCGAGAAGACCTTACTCTCAGAGGACATGCGTCGAGAGCTGCAGAGGCAggagtgggagagggaggaagaggaggctctgaagAGGCCTGTTGGACCAATACACTATGAGGATATCAGAGGACAAG AGGCTCGAGAGCTTGGTGTGGGCTACTTTGCGTTCTCTCAGGATCAAGACCAGCgtagaaaacagagagaaactctGGACATGCTCAGAGACCAG ACAACAGATCAGCGTAGCAAAAGAGAACGACTGAAGGATAAGAAGCAGGCCATCCTGCAGGCCCGACTGGCCAAGGTgaggcagaggaagatgaagaccAAGCTGGATGGCAatgaagaagcagagagagaggagaatgaAG gagaggaagaggaagctgaactAATAggacccccacctccaccagaGGTCAGCACAGTGAAGAAGGTGGAAGTGGAGATCCAAGAGAGAAAGGACACTAAACCAGGAGTTCCTCATGTCAGAGAATGGGACAGAGGCAAAG agtTCATGTTTAGCGAGTGGAAAAGTCGGCGCCGGGAAGAGCGTGAATCAGAATTTGCACCTCCCTCTGCATATTTTACTGATGAGAAGAGACAAAGACTGGCGAAGAATAAAACTCtggaaaataaatccaaaatgtCTTTCAAGTGGACAAAGGGCCCCGTACAAATctctgaaaacaaagaggaaccACAACCTCAGGCTAAAACTACTCCTTCACCACCGGAACAAAATCATCCAACTCCTTCACAGCCACAGACCCCATCACAGCCGCCACCCTCAGACCCCCCCgttgtttcagctgctgtgtctgctCCCCCTTTTAATCCCCAGCATCCCCCCCCTCCATTTTATCCCCCATTCcctcctccacatcctcctcAGTTTGCAGGTCCACCTCACCTGCTTCCTCACTTCCCCCCTCAGTACTTCCCCCAGTATCTGCCCCAGTATCCACCTCAGCTGCAGAGCCAGTCTCAGCCACAGCAGCCCCGGGAGACCACAGACCACAGCCAGGCCCAGCAGCCCCCTCAGGGCCCTTCTCAGAGTCTGGACGACATGCTGTCCTTCTACAGGAACTCTACCTGA